From the genome of Halomonas sp. LR3S48:
CCTTCCAGTGAGGCTCGCCATGGCGAATGCCCATGGTGATGCGGTAGTCGAGCTGCGCCCCGGAGTCATCGCCGACCAAGGGAATGACCTTCAGCGGCGGGTCCTGGCGCGCCGCGTAGTAGCCGGCCAGCGGCCCCCACAACACGGCACCCTCGGTGTTGCCCTTCACGACGTCCTCGACGGCGTCGCGCACCGGCGCGCGCACCCGGGTATCGACCATCAGCGGGTAGCTTTGGATCCGTGCCCCGCTGCGCCGCAGTGGCACCAGCGGTGGGGTCTCCGCCACCACGCCGATACGCCGCCCGGCGAAGGTCGGATCGCTCAGGCGGGCCGCCTCGAGTTCGGAGTCCTCGGGCACCACCAGGGAATACACCGAACGATAGTAGGCATTGGTGTTCTGCACGAACCCGTAGCCGGCCACAGCGCCGATCATCACATCGCAGACGCGAAGCTCCAGGGTGTTGCGCACGAAGCCCATCACCTGCGGTGCCCACACGTAGGTCAGCGGCACGCCCAGGTCTTCTGCCATCAGCTCGGCGATGCGGTTCTCGAAGCCTTCGCCGGCCTGGT
Proteins encoded in this window:
- a CDS encoding quinoprotein dehydrogenase-associated putative ABC transporter substrate-binding protein → MRAACRQMVRAVTLALGLVAACAAVAEPPERQEREALRVCADGNNLPFSNQAGEGFENRIAELMAEDLGVPLTYVWAPQVMGFVRNTLELRVCDVMIGAVAGYGFVQNTNAYYRSVYSLVVPEDSELEAARLSDPTFAGRRIGVVAETPPLVPLRRSGARIQSYPLMVDTRVRAPVRDAVEDVVKGNTEGAVLWGPLAGYYAARQDPPLKVIPLVGDDSGAQLDYRITMGIRHGEPHWKDWINDFIDRHQEEIEAILTDYHVPLLDRRGQLIEAGEGGAS